The Coffea arabica cultivar ET-39 chromosome 4e, Coffea Arabica ET-39 HiFi, whole genome shotgun sequence genome includes a window with the following:
- the LOC140005599 gene encoding uncharacterized protein codes for MSQPWIAVGDFNVIASSDEREGEAPANTCNMEEFNTSMFKCGLSSLAFDGSRFTWTNGSVWQQLDRALGMQVQGVGMAKFFKKLMAVRKALRRWNRKVFGNVTSTEARAIFNKALAQRCAFWRQKAGVRWLQERDANTAYFHSLVRQRRNTNFISQIMMDDRGWCESLPGIKASAITFFSRLFSSNGHQGSLEELPFDVPSIGAANNAMMKDLLTLEEFHSVVFSLDIDSAPSSNGFGAGFYQCCWSTTKDDLIEATGFIPGRGIFDNILLAQELIHELDRRLVDPNLVLKLDLEKAYDRVDWSFLLFMLRQFGFDEQAIPFPLCEVSSSRYYVSAGLWVPYLAFADDTIIFTRCSADTLTAIKDLLQLYQACSGQKVLSPPRAIVASLAKICNGFLWDNSVESKRIYWAAWEKVCFPLGETGLGFRSFDAMVHAFSCKLCWYLRENKTIWPTFMHSKYIKGNHPHLVAVDRPSPVWRRLVQVRDLAERNIQWSLGEGLVDFWHDRWCTDVPLAILVSGSACPHMLVGELYRPYRWDEHHLRQLFPGHIVMQILKLQIFLGLKDKMVWGASS; via the exons ATGAGTCAACCATGGATAGCGGTGGGGGATTTCAATGTTATTGCCTCGAGTGACGAACGCGAAGGAGAAGCCCCAGCCAACACCTGCAACATGGAGGAATTCAATACCTCTATGTTCAAATGCGGTCTATCCTCTTTAGCTTTCGATGGATCCAGGTTCACGTGGACTAATGGCTCTGTCTGGCAGCAGCTAGATAGGGCATTA GGAATGCAGGTCCAGGGGGTTGGTATGGCCAAGTTCTTTAAGAAGTTGATGGCGGTGAGGAAGGCTCTGAGGCGGTGGAACCGAAAGGTGTTTGGTAATGTCACATCTACT GAAGCTAGAGCAATCTTTAACAAGGCGCTGGCTCAAAGGTGTGCTTTTTGGCGACAGAAGGCGGGGGTCAGGTGGCTTCAAGAGAGGGATGCTAATACCGCGTACTTTCACTCCCTGGTCCGACAACGACGGAACACTAACTTTATTTCTCAAATCATGATGGATGACAGGGGATGGTGCGAGTCTCTACCAGGTATCAAAGCCTCCGCTATTACGTTCTTTTCGAGACTTTTCTCATCTAACGGACATCAGGGGTCCCTTGAGGAGCTACCCTTCGATGTCCCATCCATTGGGGCGGCAAACAACGCGATGATGAAGGATCTCCTGACATTGGAAGAGTTTCACTCGGTGGTATTTTCGTTGGATATCGACAGTGCCCCGAGCTCGAATGGATTTGGAGCAGGATTTTATCAATGCTGCTGGAGCACTACAAAAGATGATCTGATAGAGGCG ACTGGCTTCATTCCGGGGAGAGGGATCTTTGATAACATCTTATTGGCGCAAGAGCTTATCCATGAATTAGATAGGAGGTTGGTTGACCCAAATTTGGTTCTAAAATTGGACTTGGAGAAAGCGTATGATAGGGTTGACTGGTCATTTTTGTTGTTCATGCTTAGACAGTTTGGGTTTGACGAGCAG GCGATCCCATTTCCCTTATGTGAAGTTTCAAGCAGTCGTTATTACGTGTCTGCTGGCTTGTGGGTCCCGTACCTTGCATTTGCGGATGACACGATTATCTTCACCAGGTGCTCAGCTGACACTTTGACCGCGATCAAGGATCTTTTGCAACTCTATCAAGCCTGCTCTGGTCAAAAG GTCCTCTCTCCTCCGAGAGCTATAGTTGCATCGTTGGCTAAAATCTGTAATGGATTTCTCTGGGATAACTCCGTTGAGTCCAAGAGGATCTATTGGGCTGCTTGGGAGAAGGTATGTTTTCCGCTGGGGGAAACAGGACTAGGTTTTCGCTCGTTTGATGCTATGGTCCACGCTTTCTCGTGCAAACTATGCTGGTATCTGAGGGAGAACAAGACAATTTGGCCGACATTTATGCATAGTAAATATATCAAAGGTAACCATCCCCATTTGGTGGCAGTAGACCGTCCATCTCCTGTGTGGCGCCGCTTGGTTCAAGTTAGGGATCTGGCTGAGAGAAATATTCAATGGTCCCTGGGAGAGGGTCTCGTCGACTTTTGGCATGATCGATGGTGCACAGATGTCCCCCTAGCTATCTTAGTGTCGGGCTCGGCCTGCCCCCATATGCTGGTAGGGGAGTTATATAGACCTTACAGATGGGATGAGCACCATCTTCGGCAACTTTTCCCTGGCCACATTGTGATGCAAATCTTAAAGCTCCAGATCTTCCTTGGTCTTAAGGATAAGATGGTTTGGGGTGCATCCTCTTAA